In Anaerolineales bacterium, the following proteins share a genomic window:
- a CDS encoding NADH-quinone oxidoreductase subunit M has translation MDFISAHFLSLILFVPSLAAVVMLFLPKDETKLLRWFAFGASLIPLLLSLSVWFQFKSFVPGFQFQERYEWYDAIGSSVHLGVDGLSLTMVLLTTLLTPLAILASFNIAEKVKAYMMLFLFLETGMLGVFMSLDLLVFFVFWEVGLIPMYFLISQWGSANRNYASMKFLIYTMGGSLGLLLAIQLLGVLFGTFDLLVLTQRWTSLDPDSTLLGMSVSQVKTIAFWAFTVAFAVKVPIWPFHTWLPDAHTEAPTAGSMILAGVLLKLGAYGFLRLILPLYPFEAKIFAGALAFLATAAIVFGAFASFAQTDFKRLVAYSSVNHMGFVVLGIAAAGLASGTKEATIALNGAVLQMFNHGLSAAGMFFLVGVIYERTHTRNLEEYGGLFPLVPVYGGILIFTSFASLGLPGLNGFISEFLVVRGVWPIFTVYTAISMLGLLFTGAYVLKALKNVLHGPLNEHWVHGEHKLTEINTREILVMAPLMVLILWIGVYPAWILDVINKAMMMLY, from the coding sequence ATGGATTTCATCTCCGCTCATTTCCTCTCGCTTATCCTCTTCGTTCCGTCCCTCGCGGCTGTGGTCATGCTCTTCCTGCCGAAAGATGAAACAAAACTCTTGCGCTGGTTCGCTTTCGGCGCCAGCCTGATTCCGCTTTTGTTGTCGCTTTCGGTTTGGTTCCAGTTCAAGTCGTTCGTCCCCGGATTCCAGTTTCAAGAACGATACGAATGGTACGATGCCATCGGCTCCTCCGTCCACCTCGGTGTAGACGGTCTCTCGCTCACGATGGTTCTGCTGACCACGCTCCTCACGCCGCTCGCCATCCTCGCCTCGTTCAACATCGCCGAAAAAGTCAAAGCCTACATGATGCTCTTCCTCTTTTTGGAAACAGGCATGTTGGGCGTGTTCATGTCGCTGGATCTGCTCGTCTTCTTCGTCTTTTGGGAAGTGGGTCTTATCCCGATGTACTTCCTCATCAGCCAGTGGGGGAGCGCCAACCGCAACTACGCCTCGATGAAGTTCTTGATCTACACCATGGGCGGATCGCTCGGACTCCTCCTCGCCATTCAACTCCTCGGCGTTCTTTTCGGGACGTTCGACCTGCTCGTTCTCACTCAGCGCTGGACATCCCTTGATCCTGATTCGACGTTGCTCGGCATGTCCGTTTCACAAGTGAAGACCATTGCCTTTTGGGCGTTTACCGTCGCGTTTGCGGTCAAAGTTCCGATCTGGCCCTTCCACACCTGGCTTCCCGACGCGCACACCGAAGCGCCGACCGCTGGCTCGATGATTCTGGCAGGCGTGCTGCTCAAACTTGGCGCGTACGGATTCCTGCGGCTGATTCTTCCGCTCTATCCGTTTGAAGCGAAGATTTTCGCAGGCGCGTTGGCATTTCTCGCGACAGCGGCAATCGTCTTCGGCGCGTTCGCCTCGTTCGCGCAGACAGATTTCAAGCGACTCGTCGCGTACTCGTCCGTGAATCACATGGGGTTTGTCGTCCTCGGAATTGCCGCGGCAGGCTTGGCGTCGGGAACGAAGGAAGCGACCATCGCGTTGAACGGCGCGGTCTTGCAGATGTTCAACCACGGGCTGTCCGCGGCGGGCATGTTCTTCCTCGTCGGCGTCATCTACGAACGGACGCACACGCGCAACCTCGAAGAGTACGGCGGCTTATTCCCGCTTGTCCCGGTTTATGGCGGTATCCTGATCTTTACGAGTTTCGCGTCGCTCGGCTTGCCTGGGCTCAACGGATTCATTTCTGAATTTCTCGTCGTGCGCGGCGTGTGGCCCATCTTCACGGTGTACACCGCAATTTCCATGCTTGGCTTGCTTTTCACTGGCGCGTACGTTTTGAAAGCGCTCAAAAACGTGTTGCACGGACCGTTGAATGAACACTGGGTGCACGGTGAACACAAATTGACCGAGATCAACACGCGTGAAATCCTTGTGATGGCTCCGCTCATGGTTTTGATTTTGTGGATCGGCGTCTACCCCGCCTGGATTTTGGATGTGATCAACAAAGCAATGATGATGCTTTACTAA
- a CDS encoding NADH-quinone oxidoreductase subunit M, with protein sequence MNFPVLSVITFTPLVAALVMLVIPAHRKNEARAVALASATFALILSLWVYFNYDQTAAGYQFIERYNWLPALGISLHFGVDGISAPLVLLTGVVMFTGVLISWGDDRPHVMAGIQDRPREFFAFLFILATGVLGVFVSLDLFMLIFFYDIAVFPMYLLIVIWGWKVTREYAAMKLTLYLLIGSIVSLAGILVMVFAQYQNTGLLSFDMLKMENAGFSQSFQNIWFLPVFLGFAVLGGIWPLHNWSPDGHVAAPTAVSMFHAGVLMKLGAFAALRVGIMLLPDGAKYWQWLIMAFAAIAVVYGAYIAFVQMDFKYMVGFSSVSHMGLVMLGFSTLNRDGLLGSGLQMFSHGAMTALFFAVVGMIYDRAHTRQIPELGGIGKVMPFATVGFIIGGLVSMGMPMFSGFVAEFPIFMGVWQAQWLVAVVCSISIVITAAYIMRNIRQVFFGNLPKKLEGQITDITILDKVAIATLCLFMVVIGLHPKFMAPMVQTGVDYVLRLLGGS encoded by the coding sequence ATGAACTTTCCTGTACTAAGCGTAATTACCTTCACACCCCTCGTCGCCGCGCTGGTGATGTTGGTCATCCCCGCACACCGCAAGAACGAAGCCCGCGCGGTGGCGTTGGCTTCGGCAACGTTTGCCCTGATCCTTTCGTTGTGGGTGTATTTCAACTACGATCAGACAGCCGCAGGTTATCAGTTCATCGAACGATATAACTGGCTTCCCGCGCTCGGCATCAGCCTCCACTTCGGCGTGGACGGCATCAGCGCGCCGCTCGTTTTACTGACCGGCGTGGTGATGTTCACCGGCGTCTTGATCTCGTGGGGCGACGATCGTCCGCACGTGATGGCTGGCATCCAAGACCGCCCGCGCGAATTCTTCGCTTTCCTGTTTATTTTGGCGACCGGCGTACTCGGCGTGTTTGTCTCACTCGACCTGTTCATGCTGATCTTCTTCTACGACATTGCCGTATTTCCGATGTACTTGCTCATCGTGATCTGGGGTTGGAAGGTGACGCGCGAATACGCCGCCATGAAGTTGACTCTCTACTTGTTGATCGGCTCCATCGTTTCGCTCGCCGGCATCCTCGTGATGGTGTTTGCCCAATACCAGAATACCGGCTTGCTCTCCTTCGACATGCTGAAGATGGAAAACGCCGGCTTCTCGCAATCCTTTCAAAACATTTGGTTCCTGCCTGTCTTTCTCGGCTTTGCCGTCTTGGGCGGCATCTGGCCCCTCCACAACTGGTCGCCGGATGGTCACGTCGCCGCGCCGACCGCCGTTTCGATGTTCCATGCGGGCGTGTTGATGAAACTTGGCGCGTTCGCCGCCCTGCGAGTTGGAATTATGTTGTTGCCCGACGGCGCGAAATATTGGCAGTGGCTCATTATGGCGTTCGCCGCGATCGCCGTCGTCTACGGCGCGTACATCGCTTTCGTGCAAATGGACTTCAAATACATGGTTGGCTTCTCGTCCGTTTCGCACATGGGACTCGTCATGCTCGGATTTTCCACGCTCAACCGCGACGGGTTGCTTGGCTCGGGCTTGCAAATGTTTTCGCACGGGGCGATGACCGCCCTCTTCTTCGCTGTCGTCGGCATGATCTACGACCGGGCGCACACGCGTCAGATTCCCGAATTGGGAGGCATCGGCAAGGTTATGCCGTTCGCCACGGTAGGCTTCATCATCGGCGGCTTGGTCTCGATGGGTATGCCGATGTTCTCCGGCTTTGTCGCCGAGTTTCCCATCTTCATGGGAGTCTGGCAGGCGCAATGGCTGGTGGCGGTTGTGTGCAGTATCTCGATCGTCATCACCGCCGCGTACATCATGCGGAATATCCGCCAGGTCTTCTTTGGTAATCTGCCCAAAAAACTCGAAGGTCAGATCACTGACATCACCATTCTGGACAAAGTGGCAATCGCCACTCTATGCCTTTTCATGGTGGTGATCGGATTACATCCCAAATTCATGGCGCCGATGGTGCAGACTGGCGTTGACTATGTTTTGCGCTTGCTGGGAGGCTCATAA
- a CDS encoding NADH-quinone oxidoreductase subunit N: MFTATTFVSILPEILILVLGMLVLIIEPFWKAEKRRNVGWLTAGGLLAAVAISFLVGQPGEPTSALGGMIRFDWLGFFLKMLFMFAGAATALLMMDHERLGARGEAYLLLLASLIGMNLMAVSADLIMLFLSIETASIPLYVLAGFSLGDDRSTEAGFKYLIFGILTTTLMLYGFSLVFGFSGTTDMYRLAEMFQVGEISPLAAFGILALILVGIGFKVAFVPFHFWSPDVYEGAPTPVSGFLSTASKAAGYAVLLRLFFIAFPDPELSKFWTITLAILSAVTMTLGNLLALPQRNIKRLLAYSSISHTGYTLIGVVALTQLGAASVVLYLAAYVLTNLLAFGIAMAFSKVTGLEDIHDYAGLSRRSPWLGWMMLTAFLSLTGMPPFGGFIAKVVVFAAGIQAGYVWLVIIGVINSVIGAYYYLNALKFVYLYRMPNEDEENHPIPLTRPYAIALVALTVGVILIGTIFAPWFNWSGMGALNLF; the protein is encoded by the coding sequence ATGTTCACGGCGACGACTTTCGTATCCATCCTCCCTGAAATTCTGATTCTCGTTTTGGGCATGCTTGTCCTCATCATCGAGCCGTTCTGGAAAGCGGAAAAACGCCGCAACGTGGGCTGGCTCACCGCTGGCGGGTTACTCGCCGCCGTGGCGATCAGTTTTCTCGTCGGTCAGCCCGGCGAACCGACCTCCGCTCTCGGCGGCATGATCCGCTTCGATTGGCTGGGGTTCTTCCTCAAAATGTTGTTCATGTTCGCGGGCGCGGCAACGGCGTTGTTGATGATGGATCACGAACGTCTCGGCGCGCGCGGCGAGGCGTATCTGCTTCTGCTTGCCTCGCTCATCGGGATGAACTTGATGGCGGTCTCTGCGGACCTCATCATGCTCTTCCTCTCCATTGAGACCGCCTCGATTCCTCTCTACGTGTTGGCTGGGTTCAGCCTAGGCGACGATCGCTCCACCGAAGCCGGATTCAAATACCTGATCTTCGGCATTTTAACCACGACGCTCATGTTGTACGGCTTTAGCCTCGTCTTCGGCTTCTCCGGCACAACGGACATGTACCGGCTAGCGGAGATGTTCCAAGTGGGGGAGATCTCTCCGCTCGCGGCGTTTGGGATCCTCGCGTTGATCCTTGTCGGTATCGGTTTCAAGGTCGCGTTCGTGCCGTTCCATTTCTGGTCGCCGGACGTGTACGAAGGCGCGCCGACGCCGGTCTCCGGGTTTTTATCCACTGCCTCAAAAGCGGCGGGATATGCCGTGTTACTGCGTTTGTTCTTCATCGCTTTCCCCGACCCCGAACTTTCCAAGTTTTGGACGATCACCCTTGCGATCCTTTCCGCTGTGACGATGACTCTGGGCAATTTACTTGCGCTTCCGCAAAGGAACATCAAGCGATTGCTTGCCTATTCGTCCATTTCACACACGGGATACACCTTGATCGGCGTGGTCGCGCTCACGCAACTCGGCGCGGCGAGCGTTGTGCTTTATCTTGCCGCATACGTTCTTACCAACCTGCTTGCTTTCGGCATCGCGATGGCGTTCAGCAAAGTGACCGGCTTGGAAGACATCCACGATTACGCCGGGTTGAGCCGCCGCTCCCCCTGGCTGGGATGGATGATGTTGACCGCGTTCCTCTCGCTGACGGGGATGCCTCCATTCGGCGGGTTTATCGCGAAGGTGGTGGTCTTTGCGGCGGGCATTCAGGCCGGTTACGTTTGGCTGGTTATCATCGGCGTTATCAACTCGGTGATCGGCGCGTACTACTATTTGAACGCGCTCAAGTTCGTTTACCTCTATCGTATGCCCAATGAGGATGAGGAGAATCACCCCATTCCGTTGACGCGTCCATACGCGATCGCGCTTGTAGCGCTCACCGTTGGCGTGATCCTGATTGGGACGATCTTTGCCCCATGGTTCAACTGGTCTGGTATGGGCGCGTTGAATTTGTTTTGA
- a CDS encoding V-type ATPase subunit — MASGVSGYAAISTKVRAMYSNLLTPQDISRLSDSPDFPSLISSLKNTQYGPYLSALKDNELTPRRAVQQIKLRLADSYSSVVQMSPEQTRPLIKQLYRYFELGNLKAVLRSIVTVSSAWNADMAPWDRVREVLFPFGSFSTLPAQAMVETGNVPAAVELLKGTPYESAMSFAMKRFSAEQNLFPIEVALDLDYWRRLWAEAKKLSGLDREAATKIVGSLLDMNNLMWAIRYKVYHKLSEEELINYTLPFGFRVRDEDVRAIAAGADVAAIVSRIFPSISDVNTLLENPQTGLPKLEVQLKRQVMKQCTAAFVGNPFHIGLPLAFLILSDLEIQDLIALIEGKSSDISDEDLRSVLLKTSLQN; from the coding sequence ATGGCGAGCGGCGTTTCAGGGTACGCGGCGATCAGCACGAAAGTGCGGGCGATGTATTCCAATCTGCTGACCCCGCAGGACATTTCTCGTTTAAGCGATTCTCCCGATTTCCCATCGTTAATCAGCTCACTCAAAAATACTCAATATGGACCGTATCTTTCGGCGTTGAAAGATAATGAACTCACGCCGCGCCGGGCGGTCCAGCAGATCAAACTGCGGCTGGCGGATTCCTATTCAAGTGTCGTGCAAATGTCGCCGGAGCAGACGCGCCCGTTGATCAAGCAGTTATATCGTTATTTCGAGTTGGGGAATTTGAAAGCGGTTTTGCGAAGCATCGTCACGGTCTCTTCGGCGTGGAATGCGGATATGGCTCCATGGGATCGTGTGCGCGAAGTTCTTTTCCCGTTCGGTTCTTTTTCCACGCTACCGGCTCAGGCAATGGTCGAGACGGGGAACGTGCCTGCGGCAGTGGAGTTGTTGAAGGGCACGCCGTATGAATCGGCGATGTCGTTCGCGATGAAGCGTTTTTCCGCCGAGCAGAATCTGTTTCCGATCGAAGTGGCGCTGGATTTGGATTACTGGCGCCGCTTGTGGGCGGAAGCGAAAAAACTGAGCGGGTTAGACCGCGAAGCCGCGACCAAGATTGTCGGCTCGCTCCTCGATATGAACAACTTGATGTGGGCTATCCGTTATAAGGTGTATCACAAACTTTCCGAAGAGGAACTGATCAACTATACGCTGCCGTTCGGGTTCCGCGTGCGCGACGAAGACGTGCGCGCGATCGCGGCGGGCGCGGATGTCGCCGCGATCGTTTCGCGTATTTTTCCTTCCATTTCGGATGTGAACACGCTTCTGGAGAACCCTCAAACTGGTTTGCCCAAACTGGAGGTTCAACTCAAGCGTCAGGTGATGAAGCAATGTACCGCCGCGTTTGTCGGCAACCCGTTCCACATTGGGCTTCCGCTCGCGTTCCTGATCTTGAGCGACCTCGAAATACAGGATTTGATCGCGTTGATCGAAGGTAAATCTTCGGATATTTCCGACGAAGACCTGCGTTCCGTTTTGTTGAAGACAAGTTTACAGAATTAG
- a CDS encoding V-type ATPase 116kDa subunit family protein, producing MFFPREMTEVEVIVPSKDLVAVAKVLSGRGVFHQVDSTYLGLESLGPSTWQEKAAYYSTLERRIQNTMQTLNLEEEPRGSADFETIADLDAVRPAVDRIEEDVKKTGDQLSSEKKRLELLESQLRQIEPIADVKVEVGALNKSSHVHSILGVMPAAQFSRLETSLARVPHVLFTLKEDSQKPVVWLLGPRSNFDVLERAAKSAYLNPLTLPEEFSGTPEQISAKTRKAIEESKQKIYELENQLKKLSGVHKTELQKLWWDVHVSRMMADAIVRFGQLRHTYVVVGWVPSGDLPQLMERLKQASKEILIETIPAERSGHHSNVPVALTNNKWLRPIQNLVTTYGRPGYGELDPTLLVALTFPLLYGAMFGDLGQGLVMMLIGYLAHKKIFMKSLSSLGLLLVYCGFFASIFGALYGSIFGFEGHLIEEYLHFHFEPLWISPLENILTILGFAIDAGIVILLFSYLLSLFNMVRARDWAHFWFGHTGVVAICFYFCFLTILNGLLGTTPIAPKIAALISQLPLPFNILTPIFAFGVMFNSLFRNIAEGHRPLIEGSVIMYLVTAFMDLFESVISMLSNTLSFVRVGAFAVAHGGLSLAFFSLAGEEPTIGFWITLLIGNIFIIGFEGLIVYIQTMRLHYYEILGKFFHGGGMRFEPLRLNPSQEEA from the coding sequence ATGTTTTTTCCAAGAGAGATGACCGAAGTTGAAGTGATCGTCCCTTCCAAGGATTTGGTCGCGGTGGCGAAGGTGTTAAGCGGCCGCGGCGTTTTTCATCAGGTGGACAGCACCTACCTTGGGCTGGAGAGTCTGGGTCCGAGCACGTGGCAGGAAAAAGCCGCGTATTATTCCACGCTCGAGCGTCGGATTCAAAACACCATGCAGACGCTGAATCTTGAGGAAGAGCCGCGCGGCTCGGCGGATTTTGAAACTATCGCTGACTTGGATGCAGTTCGACCCGCCGTTGACCGGATCGAAGAAGACGTCAAAAAGACCGGCGATCAGCTGTCCAGCGAAAAGAAGCGGCTCGAATTACTTGAGAGTCAACTGCGTCAGATCGAACCGATCGCCGATGTGAAGGTCGAGGTCGGCGCGCTCAACAAATCATCCCATGTCCACTCCATTCTTGGCGTGATGCCTGCGGCGCAATTCAGTCGTCTTGAAACAAGTTTGGCGCGGGTGCCGCACGTCCTTTTTACATTGAAGGAAGATAGCCAGAAACCGGTCGTCTGGTTGCTCGGACCGCGTAGTAATTTCGATGTGCTCGAACGCGCGGCGAAGAGCGCTTACCTTAATCCGCTGACTTTGCCTGAGGAATTTAGCGGCACGCCGGAGCAAATCTCGGCGAAGACGCGCAAGGCTATCGAAGAATCGAAGCAGAAGATCTACGAGTTGGAAAACCAACTCAAGAAACTTTCCGGTGTACATAAAACGGAACTTCAAAAATTATGGTGGGACGTGCACGTAAGCCGCATGATGGCGGACGCCATCGTGCGCTTCGGTCAACTCCGCCACACATACGTTGTGGTCGGCTGGGTCCCCAGCGGCGACTTGCCGCAGCTCATGGAGAGACTCAAGCAAGCCTCCAAAGAAATCCTCATCGAAACCATTCCCGCAGAACGCTCCGGTCATCACTCGAATGTTCCCGTCGCGTTGACGAATAATAAGTGGCTACGTCCCATCCAGAATTTAGTCACCACGTATGGGCGCCCGGGGTACGGCGAACTCGACCCGACTCTTCTTGTTGCGTTGACCTTCCCGCTCTTGTACGGCGCGATGTTCGGCGATCTGGGGCAGGGACTCGTCATGATGCTGATCGGCTATCTCGCGCACAAAAAGATATTCATGAAGAGCCTGTCGAGCCTCGGCTTGCTTCTCGTGTATTGCGGTTTCTTTGCCTCGATCTTTGGCGCGCTGTATGGCAGTATTTTCGGCTTTGAAGGTCACTTGATCGAAGAATATCTCCATTTCCACTTTGAACCGCTTTGGATCAGCCCCCTTGAGAATATCCTCACCATTCTGGGCTTTGCCATTGACGCCGGTATCGTGATCTTGCTGTTCAGTTACCTGCTGAGCTTGTTCAACATGGTCCGCGCGCGCGATTGGGCGCATTTCTGGTTCGGTCACACGGGCGTGGTCGCGATTTGTTTTTACTTCTGCTTCCTGACCATTCTAAACGGACTTCTCGGCACAACTCCCATCGCCCCGAAAATTGCCGCGCTGATCAGCCAGTTGCCGCTGCCGTTCAACATCCTGACGCCGATTTTTGCCTTTGGCGTGATGTTCAACAGCCTGTTCCGCAATATTGCGGAAGGGCATCGCCCGTTGATCGAGGGTAGCGTTATCATGTACCTCGTTACGGCGTTCATGGACTTGTTCGAGTCTGTGATCAGCATGTTATCGAATACGCTGTCGTTCGTCCGCGTGGGCGCGTTCGCGGTGGCGCACGGCGGTCTGAGTCTTGCTTTCTTCTCGCTGGCAGGCGAAGAGCCGACTATCGGATTCTGGATTACCCTGCTGATCGGCAACATCTTTATCATCGGCTTTGAAGGTCTCATCGTATATATCCAAACGATGCGTCTGCACTATTATGAAATTTTGGGCAAGTTCTTCCACGGCGGAGGCATGCGCTTCGAGCCGTTGCGGCTGAACCCCTCACAAGAGGAGGCGTAA
- a CDS encoding ATP synthase subunit C, with translation MFLVFAVLVGLIPVIPAVIYVIQNGKTSPSLAVSRMITGFNAFNFIVGLMAGGLALIWLASPSSAFAAGAAQEGVVDQYATLAAALSTGLACIGAGIAVGGSGAAAVGATAEKPESFGRALIFVGLSEGIAIYGLIISFLVLP, from the coding sequence ATGTTCTTAGTTTTTGCTGTATTGGTCGGTTTGATCCCGGTCATCCCTGCGGTGATCTACGTGATCCAAAACGGAAAGACCAGCCCCTCGCTGGCGGTTTCTCGCATGATCACGGGCTTTAACGCCTTCAACTTCATTGTTGGATTGATGGCGGGCGGTCTTGCCCTCATTTGGCTTGCTTCTCCCTCGTCGGCGTTCGCGGCTGGCGCGGCGCAGGAAGGCGTAGTGGATCAGTACGCGACCCTCGCGGCGGCTCTTTCCACGGGTCTCGCTTGTATCGGCGCAGGCATCGCGGTCGGCGGCTCCGGCGCGGCGGCGGTTGGCGCAACGGCTGAAAAGCCCGAATCATTCGGTCGCGCGCTCATCTTCGTGGGTCTCTCCGAAGGTATCGCGATCTACGGCTTGATCATTTCCTTCCTTGTCCTCCCGTAG
- a CDS encoding V-type ATP synthase subunit F, whose translation MKVLVIGHPDAVLGFSLAGVGGRVASTAEEVNQALDDVQSAKDVGIVLVTQDVAELIPTRMEHLKLRSTIPLVVEIPSRGGVPEGQASLGDIVLRAIGIKL comes from the coding sequence ATGAAGGTTCTGGTCATCGGTCATCCTGACGCGGTGCTTGGGTTTTCCCTCGCGGGTGTAGGGGGCAGGGTCGCCTCCACCGCCGAAGAGGTCAATCAGGCGCTCGATGATGTCCAATCCGCTAAGGACGTGGGCATCGTCCTCGTTACGCAGGATGTGGCTGAATTGATCCCGACGCGCATGGAGCATCTCAAACTGCGGAGCACGATCCCGCTGGTGGTTGAGATCCCCTCGCGCGGCGGCGTTCCAGAGGGCCAGGCGTCGCTTGGCGATATCGTACTTCGTGCGATCGGCATCAAGTTATGA
- a CDS encoding V-type ATP synthase subunit E family protein → MKSEAEDIEMLERAILMEAREEAEQMQAEAKEKADAIHKRAQEQAIAERRVILDRATQDAERLRSQAMATAQLKARSSQLEHREKLLDSVFAEVKKQLGGVAQRSDYGAIAALLAREALSQLRVDKAEIRADESTQNALKKGALDEIAKEMKGEFTLAGALNEGTGVVVDAAGGKLHYDNTLETRLSRLQGTLRSAVYKVLMGESV, encoded by the coding sequence ATGAAATCTGAAGCAGAAGATATTGAGATGCTTGAGCGGGCGATCCTCATGGAAGCCCGTGAAGAAGCCGAGCAGATGCAGGCGGAAGCCAAAGAGAAGGCGGATGCCATCCATAAGCGCGCGCAGGAACAGGCGATCGCAGAGCGTCGAGTTATCCTTGACCGCGCCACGCAAGACGCCGAACGTCTTCGCAGTCAGGCGATGGCGACCGCTCAACTGAAGGCGCGCTCCTCACAACTGGAACATCGCGAGAAATTACTGGATAGCGTGTTCGCGGAAGTGAAGAAACAACTGGGCGGCGTCGCGCAGCGATCCGACTACGGCGCAATTGCGGCATTGTTGGCGCGCGAAGCCTTATCCCAACTGCGTGTGGATAAGGCAGAAATTCGAGCGGATGAATCAACACAGAACGCCCTCAAAAAGGGCGCGTTGGATGAGATCGCGAAAGAAATGAAGGGTGAATTCACCCTCGCCGGCGCGCTGAACGAAGGCACGGGCGTGGTGGTGGATGCCGCAGGCGGCAAACTCCACTATGACAATACGCTCGAGACGCGCTTGAGCCGCTTGCAAGGCACGCTCCGTTCCGCGGTGTATAAAGTGTTGATGGGAGAATCGGTATGA